One genomic region from bacterium encodes:
- a CDS encoding ATP-binding cassette domain-containing protein, protein MTPRRLRAATGGCGMRSDPVRHLLGPILGSVVLFGLLVGGSLAYTATGGAARDDLVTQMLINAIVVTGIGVYVGNTGVMSFGHVGFGAIAGYTFAVLAISPERKAQIIPDAPFGLAEVSLHPAAATLAAIGVTLVAAFIIGLGLTRSGARTGAISAAVITLALLFVVHEVARNWTDLTGGGRSGISFSLGNKLEGRTWIYVLLLVSILVARLFRQSGVGRLAQAAREDDLAARAVGINPAGQQMVALLLSVVIVALGAALRVYALGVITPLFFFFEYTLITLAMLIVGGRNSVTGALLGTVVMTIGLEGMRYAAGPDVNIAALDWLLRDGLTGIFLGGAMLGFMIFRSSGLLEDWELDTWLLRRRRRRRAERSDASPAAAESPPPQASTLATSDVTVDFGGFRALDGAHVEVTGDEVVGLIGPNGAGKTTLLNVIGGVVAPASGRCIAAGRDLTGAPTHVVARGGLVRTFQNLRLFGSLTVQENVEVAALVAERHRPDRPGSDTETLLRGVGLWERRARRARELDYGGARRLELARAAAARPDFLLLDEPTSGMSDTESLEMIHRVRTAAAAIGAGVLVIDHDLNFIIGICDRVYTLDQGKVIAVGTPAEIGADPLVQAAYLGSDTGRHRKGH, encoded by the coding sequence ATGACACCCCGGCGCCTGCGGGCCGCCACTGGGGGCTGCGGGATGCGCAGCGATCCGGTCCGGCATCTGCTGGGGCCGATCCTGGGGTCGGTCGTGCTGTTCGGGCTGCTGGTGGGCGGCAGCCTGGCCTACACCGCCACCGGCGGGGCGGCCCGCGACGACCTCGTCACGCAGATGCTCATCAACGCCATCGTGGTCACCGGGATCGGGGTCTACGTGGGCAACACCGGCGTGATGTCGTTCGGCCACGTCGGATTCGGCGCCATCGCCGGGTACACGTTCGCCGTCCTCGCCATCTCACCCGAGCGCAAGGCGCAGATCATTCCCGACGCCCCGTTCGGCCTGGCCGAGGTGAGCCTGCATCCCGCGGCGGCGACGCTCGCGGCGATAGGCGTCACGCTCGTGGCGGCGTTCATCATCGGGCTGGGCCTCACCCGCTCGGGGGCGCGCACCGGGGCGATCTCGGCCGCCGTCATCACCCTGGCGCTCCTGTTCGTGGTACACGAGGTGGCCCGCAACTGGACCGACCTCACCGGCGGCGGCCGCTCGGGCATCTCCTTCAGCCTCGGCAACAAGCTGGAGGGCCGAACCTGGATCTATGTGCTGCTCCTCGTCTCGATCCTGGTCGCCCGGCTGTTCCGCCAGAGCGGCGTGGGCCGCCTCGCCCAAGCGGCGCGGGAGGACGACCTGGCGGCACGGGCGGTGGGCATCAACCCCGCCGGCCAGCAGATGGTCGCCCTGCTGCTGTCGGTGGTGATCGTGGCCCTGGGCGCCGCACTCCGCGTCTACGCGCTGGGTGTCATCACGCCGCTCTTCTTCTTCTTCGAGTACACGCTCATCACGCTGGCGATGCTCATCGTCGGCGGGCGGAACAGCGTCACCGGCGCCCTCCTGGGCACCGTCGTCATGACGATCGGCCTCGAAGGGATGCGCTACGCGGCGGGCCCGGATGTGAACATTGCGGCGCTGGACTGGCTGCTGCGCGACGGGCTCACGGGGATCTTCCTGGGCGGGGCGATGCTGGGCTTCATGATCTTCCGCTCGTCAGGCCTGCTGGAGGACTGGGAACTCGACACCTGGCTGCTGCGCCGCCGCCGGCGCCGGCGAGCGGAACGGTCGGACGCCTCGCCGGCGGCCGCGGAGTCCCCGCCACCGCAGGCGAGCACGCTCGCCACGTCGGACGTAACCGTGGACTTCGGCGGTTTCCGCGCCCTCGACGGCGCCCACGTCGAAGTGACCGGCGACGAGGTCGTCGGACTGATCGGCCCCAACGGCGCCGGCAAGACCACGCTGCTGAACGTGATCGGCGGCGTCGTTGCGCCGGCCTCGGGCCGCTGCATCGCCGCCGGCCGGGACCTCACGGGGGCGCCCACGCACGTCGTGGCCCGCGGGGGCCTGGTGCGCACGTTCCAGAACCTGCGGCTGTTCGGCTCGTTGACCGTCCAGGAGAACGTGGAGGTCGCGGCCCTCGTCGCTGAGCGCCACCGGCCCGACCGGCCGGGCTCGGACACCGAGACGCTGTTGCGCGGCGTCGGACTCTGGGAGCGCCGCGCGCGCCGGGCCCGCGAGCTGGACTACGGAGGTGCCCGGCGCTTGGAGTTGGCGCGGGCGGCGGCGGCCCGGCCCGACTTCCTGCTCCTCGACGAGCCCACGAGCGGGATGAGCGACACCGAGTCGCTGGAGATGATCCACCGGGTGCGCACCGCGGCGGCCGCCATCGGTGCGGGCGTCCTGGTCATCGACCACGACCTGAACTTCATCATCGGGATCTGCGACCGGGTCTACACCCTCGATCAGGGGAAGGTGATCGCCGTGGGCACCCCGGCGGAGATCGGAGCCGATCCCCTCGTGCAGGCCGCCTACCTCGGCTCGGACACCGGCAGGCATCGGAAGGGCCACTGA
- a CDS encoding alcohol dehydrogenase catalytic domain-containing protein, which translates to MRAVLLTRFGAPVRLVEDHPEPAPDGGEVIDVIACGVCGSDLHISEGLFPISLPRILGHEVTGMHARLGPVMVYAPWGCGRCADCNAELEMICADAAEAGIFSDGGYAERMAVRNARYLAPLGDLDPVAAAPLACGGLTAYRAVGHTLELLRRRGPSARATVIGAGGLGQFAIRCLRLLSDATVVAADISAAKRATAREIGAHEAVDPGDGIPPTEVVLDFIGADVTLAQAAGAVRKRGMVVVVGLFGGRIPWGFGAWPHEATFMNSVWGSRAQLDELLALAGREPSIIGPVETLPLERAAEAHARVRAGDLRGRLVLTVGGV; encoded by the coding sequence ATGCGGGCGGTGCTGCTCACCCGCTTCGGGGCGCCGGTGCGCCTCGTCGAGGACCACCCCGAACCGGCGCCCGACGGCGGCGAGGTGATCGACGTGATCGCCTGCGGTGTCTGCGGTTCCGACCTGCACATCTCCGAGGGCCTTTTCCCCATCTCCTTGCCGCGGATCCTCGGGCACGAGGTGACCGGCATGCACGCCCGGCTGGGGCCCGTGATGGTCTACGCCCCGTGGGGCTGCGGCCGCTGCGCCGACTGCAACGCCGAACTGGAGATGATCTGCGCCGACGCTGCCGAGGCCGGCATCTTCTCCGACGGCGGCTACGCCGAGCGGATGGCGGTGCGGAACGCCCGCTACCTGGCCCCGCTCGGCGATCTGGACCCCGTCGCCGCCGCCCCGCTGGCCTGTGGCGGGCTGACCGCCTACCGGGCCGTCGGGCACACGCTGGAGTTGCTGCGGCGGCGCGGCCCGAGCGCCCGGGCCACCGTGATCGGCGCGGGCGGGCTGGGGCAGTTCGCCATCCGCTGCCTGCGGCTGCTCAGCGACGCCACCGTCGTCGCCGCGGACATCTCAGCGGCCAAGCGCGCCACCGCCCGGGAGATCGGCGCGCACGAGGCCGTCGATCCCGGCGACGGGATCCCCCCGACTGAGGTGGTGCTGGACTTCATCGGCGCCGACGTGACGCTGGCGCAGGCCGCGGGCGCAGTGCGCAAGCGCGGCATGGTGGTCGTCGTCGGGCTGTTCGGGGGGAGGATCCCGTGGGGCTTCGGCGCCTGGCCCCACGAGGCAACGTTCATGAACAGCGTCTGGGGCAGCCGGGCGCAGCTCGACGAGCTGCTGGCGCTGGCGGGCCGCGAGCCGTCGATCATCGGCCCGGTGGAGACCCTGCCCCTCGAGCGGGCGGCGGAGGCGCACGCGCGGGTGCGCGCCGGTGACCTGCGGGGCCGGCTGGTCCTGACGGTCGGCGGCGTCTGA